From a region of the Paraburkholderia caribensis genome:
- the fusA gene encoding elongation factor G — MDYPPEAIRTIALVGHAGCGKTSLIEALLKEGGAIHAAGSVDRGSTVCDFDPLERKYHHSLSSAIAHLHYQNTRIYLADTPGYPDFSGLSISALPAVETVAIVINARTGIEMTTRRMMAWAEARKLCRIIVVNGIDGEKVDLPGLLQEIQETFGKDCLPINLPAQGATAVVDCFFNPSGESDLLTVESAHNALVDQVIELDAKLMELYLEQGEAVQPEQLHEPFERALREGHLVPVCFTSSATGAGIRELLDVFVKLLPNPLEGNPPLFYRDVDGRRETVQAEPDPSKHVLAHVFKIVIDPYIGKMAVFRIHQGTVRRDSQLYIGDARQPFRVAHLMLLQGKDHEEIAQAGPGDICATAKIDEISFDAVLHDAPEDGNIHLAPLAFPTPIYGLAIEPERRGNEQRLWEILQKLAAEDPCLKIEHPVGTNETVVRGLGELHLRHMLERLADQYKLGVITRPPKIAYRETIGGKAEGHHRHKKQTGGAGQFGEVMLRVEPLPRGAGYEFVDAVKGGAIPGQFMPAVEKGILQVIENGPLAGFPMQDVRITVFDGKSHPVDSKEVAFVTAGRKAFIDAVLKAQPILLEPIVNIEVMTPETTMGDIIGDLSSRRAQVQGTRNLAGRAVVVAGKVPLSELADYQSRLNAIAGGHGNYSIELSHYDPVPPNQQDKLASQYKKQSDTA, encoded by the coding sequence ATGGATTACCCACCCGAAGCCATCCGTACCATCGCGCTGGTCGGCCACGCCGGTTGCGGCAAGACCTCGTTGATCGAGGCGCTGCTGAAGGAAGGCGGCGCGATCCACGCGGCAGGCAGCGTCGACCGGGGCTCGACGGTCTGCGACTTCGATCCGCTGGAGCGCAAATACCACCACTCGCTTTCTTCCGCGATCGCCCACCTGCATTACCAGAACACCCGCATCTACCTCGCCGACACGCCCGGCTACCCCGACTTCTCCGGCCTTTCCATCAGTGCGCTGCCCGCCGTCGAAACCGTCGCGATCGTGATCAACGCGCGCACCGGCATCGAAATGACCACGCGCCGCATGATGGCGTGGGCCGAGGCGCGCAAGCTGTGCCGGATCATCGTGGTGAACGGCATCGACGGCGAAAAGGTCGATCTGCCCGGCCTGCTCCAGGAGATCCAGGAGACGTTCGGCAAGGACTGTCTGCCCATCAACCTGCCCGCGCAAGGCGCGACGGCCGTCGTCGACTGCTTCTTCAATCCGTCCGGCGAATCCGATCTGCTGACGGTGGAATCCGCGCATAACGCGCTCGTCGATCAGGTGATCGAACTCGACGCGAAGCTGATGGAGCTGTATCTCGAACAGGGCGAAGCAGTCCAGCCGGAACAACTGCACGAACCGTTCGAGCGTGCATTGCGCGAAGGGCATCTGGTGCCCGTGTGCTTCACGTCGTCGGCGACGGGCGCGGGCATCCGCGAACTGCTCGACGTGTTCGTGAAGCTGTTGCCCAATCCGCTCGAAGGCAATCCGCCACTCTTCTATCGCGATGTCGACGGACGGCGCGAGACAGTGCAGGCCGAGCCCGATCCCAGCAAACATGTGCTCGCGCATGTGTTCAAGATCGTGATCGACCCGTATATCGGCAAGATGGCCGTGTTCCGCATCCATCAGGGCACGGTGCGGCGCGACAGCCAGCTCTATATAGGGGACGCGCGCCAGCCCTTTCGCGTCGCGCATCTGATGCTGTTGCAGGGCAAGGATCACGAGGAGATCGCGCAGGCGGGACCGGGCGATATCTGCGCGACAGCGAAAATCGACGAGATTTCGTTCGACGCCGTGCTGCACGACGCCCCCGAAGACGGCAACATCCACCTCGCGCCGCTCGCGTTCCCCACGCCGATCTACGGCCTCGCCATCGAGCCGGAGCGGCGCGGCAACGAGCAGCGGCTGTGGGAGATCCTGCAAAAGCTCGCGGCGGAAGACCCTTGCCTGAAGATCGAACATCCCGTCGGCACCAACGAGACCGTCGTGCGCGGACTGGGCGAACTGCATCTGCGGCACATGCTGGAGCGGCTCGCCGATCAATACAAGCTCGGCGTCATCACGCGGCCGCCGAAGATCGCGTACCGCGAGACGATTGGCGGCAAGGCCGAAGGGCATCATCGGCACAAGAAGCAGACGGGCGGCGCAGGCCAGTTCGGTGAAGTGATGCTGCGCGTCGAGCCGTTGCCGCGCGGCGCGGGCTACGAATTCGTCGATGCCGTGAAAGGCGGCGCGATTCCGGGCCAGTTCATGCCCGCCGTCGAAAAAGGCATCTTGCAGGTGATCGAGAACGGCCCGCTTGCGGGCTTTCCGATGCAGGACGTACGGATCACCGTGTTCGACGGCAAGAGCCACCCTGTCGATTCAAAGGAAGTCGCGTTCGTCACGGCAGGCCGCAAGGCGTTCATCGACGCCGTGCTCAAGGCGCAGCCGATCCTGCTCGAACCGATCGTGAACATCGAGGTGATGACGCCCGAGACGACGATGGGCGACATCATCGGCGATCTGTCGTCGCGTCGCGCGCAGGTTCAGGGCACGCGCAATCTGGCGGGCCGGGCCGTGGTCGTGGCGGGGAAAGTGCCACTATCGGAACTGGCCGACTATCAATCGCGCCTGAATGCGATTGCGGGCGGGCATGGCAATTACAGCATCGAATTGAGCCATTACGACCCTGTTCCGCCGAACCAGCAGGACAAGCTCGCATCGCAATACAAGAAGCAATCCGATACGGCCTGA
- a CDS encoding DsbA family oxidoreductase: MTQQLRIDFVSDIACPWCAIGLSSLQLALSRLGEAVDVEIVMHPFELNPQMGPEGEAIVDYLGKKYGRTPAQIEETQAMIRERGASVGFAFGARNYVYNTFDAHRLLYWAGIEGKQLPLKRALLQAYHGDGKDPSNRDVLVEAAQSVGLDAAKARDVLNGNDYADEVRAEEQQFQAMGIQSVPSIVFNQKYLVTGGQPVEAFEQVIQQILAEEEAGA, from the coding sequence ATGACGCAACAACTCAGAATCGATTTTGTCTCCGATATCGCCTGCCCGTGGTGTGCGATCGGGCTTTCGTCGCTCCAGCTTGCGCTGTCGCGTCTCGGCGAAGCGGTGGATGTCGAGATCGTCATGCATCCGTTCGAACTGAATCCGCAGATGGGGCCGGAAGGCGAGGCGATCGTCGATTATCTCGGCAAGAAATATGGCCGCACGCCGGCGCAGATCGAAGAGACGCAGGCAATGATCCGCGAGCGCGGCGCGAGCGTCGGCTTTGCGTTCGGCGCGCGCAACTATGTGTACAACACGTTCGACGCCCACCGGCTGCTGTATTGGGCAGGTATCGAAGGCAAGCAGTTGCCGTTGAAGCGCGCGCTGTTGCAGGCGTATCACGGCGACGGCAAGGACCCGAGTAATCGCGATGTGCTGGTCGAGGCCGCGCAATCTGTCGGCCTCGATGCGGCGAAAGCACGCGACGTGCTGAACGGCAACGACTATGCCGACGAAGTGCGCGCCGAAGAGCAGCAGTTTCAGGCCATGGGCATTCAGTCCGTTCCGTCGATCGTGTTCAACCAGAAGTATCTGGTGACGGGCGGACAACCCGTCGAAGCGTTCGAGCAGGTCATCCAGCAGATTCTTGCCGAAGAGGAAGCGGGCGCTTAA
- a CDS encoding TonB-dependent receptor — MDRVRSRRENESNKISTTVNQNKMRKHTHVMAATLLLFSAASRASAATDPSASAGNIADPTEMTDVKVSAKRLDDVRNGLLPETGSSVYRFTQDDIDALPAGQNTPLNQVLLQAPGVAADSYGQLHVRGDHANLQYRINGIIIPEPISGFGQSLDTRIIDQVNLLTGALPAQYGYRTAGIVDIRTKTGDTGNGGSIDVFGGSHQTIKTSADVYGSKGPFSYYLSGSLGMNNLGIENPTASANAIHDHTRQGDAFGYLSYIINPLTRVSLLFGTTSNQFEIPNTPGLPTSFTLNGNNTFDSSQLNETQSELNNFAAIALQGTNGGAFDYQVAFFTRYTRTQFNPDPVGDLLFNGVAAQDFHSNSANGAQVDTTWRLNDKHTVRAGLFFQQEHAVFNNSVNVFAVDENGNQLSDQPFNIQDNSSKTGYLYSLYAQDEWKVTDRLTVNYGLRYDRMDEYTSASQLSPRIGAVYTLTPTTTVHAGYARYFTPPAFELVSGSTISKFNGTTNQSPSSQNDPVQPERSHYFDIGVTQKLGSALTLGLDAYYKKSTNLLDEGQFGSALIFTPFNYQYGKTYGVEFTANFRRDNVSAYLNLAYSRAQGKQISSAQFNFDPDELAFINSHWVFLDHDQRVTASFGGTYDLGRTTFTFDGLVGSGLRSGFANTDRLPVYAQVNLGVIQHFNQPLIGKFDARLVVVNAFNRVYELRDGSGIGVGAPQYAPHFAVYAGATKYF; from the coding sequence ATGGATCGGGTGCGCTCGCGCCGTGAAAACGAATCGAACAAGATTTCAACGACAGTCAATCAAAACAAAATGCGCAAACACACTCACGTGATGGCCGCCACGCTGCTTCTGTTCAGTGCCGCTTCGCGGGCATCGGCGGCGACGGACCCTTCCGCGTCAGCAGGGAATATCGCCGATCCAACCGAGATGACCGACGTGAAGGTGAGCGCCAAACGTCTCGATGACGTTCGCAACGGCTTGTTGCCCGAAACGGGCAGCAGCGTCTATCGTTTCACACAGGACGACATCGACGCCCTGCCCGCCGGCCAGAATACGCCGCTCAATCAGGTGCTTTTGCAGGCACCCGGCGTCGCTGCGGATTCATACGGCCAGTTGCATGTACGCGGCGATCACGCGAACCTGCAATACCGGATCAACGGCATCATCATTCCGGAGCCGATCAGCGGATTCGGTCAATCGCTCGACACGCGCATCATCGATCAGGTCAATCTGCTGACGGGCGCACTGCCCGCGCAATACGGCTACCGGACAGCGGGCATCGTCGATATCCGCACCAAAACAGGCGACACGGGCAACGGCGGCTCGATCGACGTGTTCGGCGGCAGCCATCAGACCATCAAGACCAGCGCCGACGTCTATGGCAGCAAGGGCCCGTTCAGCTACTATCTGAGCGGCTCGCTGGGCATGAACAATCTGGGCATCGAAAACCCGACCGCGAGCGCCAACGCCATTCACGATCACACGCGGCAAGGCGACGCGTTTGGTTATCTGTCGTACATCATCAATCCGCTGACGCGCGTGAGTCTGCTGTTCGGCACGACCAGCAACCAGTTCGAAATTCCGAATACGCCCGGCCTGCCGACCAGCTTCACGCTCAACGGCAACAACACGTTCGATTCATCGCAACTCAACGAAACCCAATCCGAGCTGAACAACTTCGCAGCCATCGCGTTGCAAGGCACGAATGGCGGCGCATTCGATTATCAGGTCGCGTTTTTCACGCGTTACACGCGCACGCAGTTCAACCCGGACCCCGTCGGCGATCTTCTGTTCAACGGCGTCGCGGCGCAAGACTTTCACAGCAACTCTGCCAATGGCGCGCAAGTCGATACCACCTGGCGTCTGAACGACAAACACACGGTGCGCGCGGGCCTGTTCTTCCAGCAGGAGCACGCGGTATTCAACAACAGCGTGAACGTCTTCGCCGTCGATGAAAACGGTAACCAGCTCTCGGATCAACCGTTCAACATTCAGGACAACAGCAGCAAAACGGGCTACCTGTACAGCTTGTACGCACAAGACGAATGGAAGGTCACCGACCGCCTCACAGTGAACTACGGTCTGCGCTACGACCGGATGGACGAGTACACGAGCGCGAGTCAGTTGAGCCCGCGCATCGGCGCGGTCTACACGCTCACACCCACGACCACCGTGCACGCCGGCTACGCACGCTATTTCACGCCGCCCGCATTCGAGCTGGTCTCCGGCTCGACGATCTCGAAGTTCAACGGCACGACGAACCAGAGTCCGTCCAGCCAGAACGATCCCGTGCAGCCGGAACGCAGCCATTACTTCGATATCGGCGTGACGCAAAAGCTTGGTTCAGCGCTGACGCTCGGCCTCGATGCGTACTACAAGAAGTCGACCAATCTGCTCGACGAAGGACAATTCGGCTCGGCCCTGATCTTCACGCCGTTCAACTATCAATACGGAAAAACATACGGCGTCGAATTCACGGCGAACTTCAGGCGCGACAACGTCTCCGCTTATCTGAACCTGGCGTATAGCCGGGCGCAGGGCAAGCAGATCAGTTCGGCGCAGTTCAACTTCGATCCCGACGAACTGGCCTTCATCAACAGCCATTGGGTGTTTCTCGATCACGATCAGCGCGTGACGGCTTCGTTCGGCGGGACCTACGATCTCGGCAGAACCACCTTCACGTTCGACGGGCTGGTCGGCAGCGGACTGCGCAGCGGCTTTGCCAATACGGACCGTCTGCCCGTCTATGCTCAGGTCAACCTCGGGGTGATCCAGCATTTCAACCAGCCGCTGATCGGCAAGTTCGACGCGCGTCTGGTCGTCGTCAACGCCTTCAACCGCGTCTACGAACTGCGCGACGGCTCGGGCATCGGGGTCGGCGCACCGCAGTACGCGCCGCATTTCGCGGTGTATGCGGGCGCGACGAAATACTTCTGA
- a CDS encoding cytochrome b/b6 domain-containing protein — translation MSHNTVQPGWVRITHWINALAVVLMVMSGWQIYDASPIFPVIQFSPSITLGGWLGGALQWHFAVMWLLVANFIVYLAANLASGRFRRKLLPLKPKQLAADLIAVLRGRLKHDDLAQYNAIQKLAYLVVIADIVLIVLSGLAVWKSVQFPLLRTLLGGYDNARIVHFVCMSVLVVFFVVHVVMVALVPRSLLLMIRGR, via the coding sequence TTGAGTCACAACACGGTTCAACCGGGGTGGGTGCGGATTACGCACTGGATCAATGCTTTGGCCGTCGTGCTGATGGTCATGAGCGGCTGGCAGATTTACGATGCGTCGCCGATCTTTCCCGTCATCCAGTTTTCTCCTTCGATCACGCTAGGCGGCTGGCTTGGCGGCGCGCTGCAATGGCACTTCGCGGTGATGTGGCTGCTGGTGGCGAACTTCATCGTGTATCTGGCGGCGAATCTTGCGTCGGGTCGCTTTCGACGCAAGCTGTTGCCGCTCAAGCCAAAACAACTCGCCGCCGATCTGATCGCGGTCTTGCGCGGACGTCTGAAGCACGACGACCTCGCGCAATACAACGCGATACAAAAGCTCGCCTATCTCGTGGTAATCGCCGATATCGTGCTGATCGTGCTGTCGGGGCTCGCGGTGTGGAAATCCGTGCAGTTTCCGCTGCTGCGCACGCTGCTGGGCGGTTATGACAATGCACGCATCGTGCACTTCGTCTGCATGAGCGTGCTGGTCGTGTTCTTCGTCGTGCATGTCGTGATGGTCGCGCTCGTGCCGCGCTCGCTGCTGCTGATGATCCGGGGGCGCTGA
- a CDS encoding molybdopterin-dependent oxidoreductase produces the protein MTIRKRTPQPGSFLATHGESIIRDAQRELKSPARRLFGQRLLTLGGIALLSGCDLTNDKAVNTALRRISFFNDDVQALLFDPNTLAPTYPESMITRPFPFNAFYDIDEVPEVDAASYRLQISGLAHGKRVWTLDELRALPQESQITRHICIEGWSAIGHWGGVRFSDFLRRAGADTSAKYVSLRCADNYWTSIDMPTALHAQTLLTLTYDGDVLPPKYGFPMKLRMPTKLGYKNPKHIVAIEITNQYPGGYWENQGYNWFGGS, from the coding sequence ATGACGATCCGAAAACGCACTCCGCAGCCGGGCTCTTTTCTCGCGACGCACGGCGAGTCGATCATCCGCGATGCGCAGCGCGAACTCAAATCACCCGCGCGACGACTGTTCGGGCAGCGGCTGCTGACGCTGGGCGGCATCGCGCTGTTGTCAGGATGCGACCTGACGAACGACAAGGCAGTGAATACGGCGCTGCGCCGCATTTCGTTTTTCAACGACGACGTGCAGGCGTTGCTGTTCGACCCGAACACACTCGCGCCGACCTATCCCGAGTCGATGATCACGCGGCCGTTTCCGTTCAACGCGTTCTACGACATCGACGAAGTGCCCGAAGTCGACGCCGCGAGTTATCGCTTGCAGATCAGCGGACTCGCGCATGGCAAGCGCGTGTGGACCCTCGACGAACTGCGCGCGCTGCCGCAGGAAAGCCAGATCACGCGGCATATCTGTATCGAAGGATGGAGCGCGATCGGACATTGGGGCGGCGTGCGCTTCTCCGATTTCCTGCGTCGCGCGGGCGCGGATACGAGCGCGAAGTATGTGTCGCTACGTTGCGCGGACAACTATTGGACCAGCATCGACATGCCGACCGCGTTGCACGCGCAGACGCTGCTCACGCTCACTTACGACGGCGACGTGCTGCCGCCCAAGTACGGCTTTCCGATGAAGCTGCGCATGCCCACCAAACTCGGCTACAAGAATCCGAAGCATATCGTCGCCATCGAAATCACGAACCAGTATCCGGGCGGCTACTGGGAGAACCAGGGCTACAACTGGTTCGGCGGTTCGTGA
- a CDS encoding acyltransferase family protein has product MAITLNLPASANSGKSLKIDAIRFLAAFWVLMYHFKPPLFRELLPHRLSFLGGALWSGSTALFAGPAAVIVFFVISGYCIHAAYHKDVALKPVNYYASRFIRIGLPLVVLLCVVQPLPTGQNYLESVLWSLYCEMVYYAVYPLLRPRFHYIGEMIAGCAVMAAAMVACVRLFGHPVCHGCVYETYRVPGTALLYAAGWISGCLIAETQRNAAQFQIRGAYSPLTMAMRRGLDASVRLLANHLVVLRMVVVAAGAAVMILLSESSLKPAALPLITPDITLPVFQVLAAIWIATETATPSRSGVWIVLAACGAWSYSLYLCHKTALALLEMTAFDETSRYAWFVEVALAFAISYAFYRIVEKPSHLISQRLRKYTPDVPGAPAA; this is encoded by the coding sequence ATGGCGATTACCTTGAACCTGCCGGCGTCGGCCAATTCCGGAAAGTCCTTAAAAATCGACGCCATTCGTTTCCTCGCGGCGTTCTGGGTACTGATGTACCACTTCAAGCCACCCCTTTTTCGCGAACTCTTGCCGCATCGGCTATCGTTTCTGGGCGGCGCGCTGTGGTCCGGATCGACGGCATTATTCGCCGGGCCTGCCGCTGTCATCGTGTTCTTCGTGATCTCCGGCTATTGCATTCACGCGGCATATCACAAGGACGTCGCGCTCAAGCCAGTCAACTATTACGCGTCGCGGTTCATCCGTATCGGATTGCCGCTCGTGGTGCTGCTATGCGTCGTTCAGCCATTGCCGACGGGACAGAATTATCTGGAGTCGGTGTTGTGGTCGCTTTACTGCGAGATGGTGTATTACGCGGTCTATCCACTGTTGCGGCCGCGCTTTCACTATATCGGCGAAATGATCGCCGGCTGTGCGGTGATGGCGGCTGCGATGGTTGCGTGTGTGCGGCTGTTCGGGCATCCCGTCTGTCATGGTTGCGTGTATGAAACCTATCGCGTTCCGGGCACGGCCTTGCTGTACGCAGCCGGCTGGATTTCAGGCTGCCTGATCGCGGAGACGCAGCGCAACGCCGCACAGTTTCAGATTCGTGGCGCGTATTCGCCACTGACAATGGCGATGCGGCGCGGCCTGGATGCGAGCGTGCGGCTGCTTGCCAACCATCTCGTCGTGCTGAGAATGGTGGTCGTTGCGGCAGGCGCCGCCGTGATGATTCTGCTGTCGGAGTCGAGTCTCAAACCGGCCGCGCTACCCTTGATCACACCGGATATCACGCTGCCGGTATTTCAGGTCCTCGCGGCAATCTGGATCGCAACGGAAACCGCGACGCCGTCCAGATCAGGTGTGTGGATAGTGCTGGCTGCCTGCGGCGCGTGGTCGTACAGCCTTTATCTTTGCCACAAGACCGCACTGGCGCTACTCGAAATGACGGCATTCGACGAAACCTCGCGCTATGCATGGTTCGTCGAAGTGGCGTTGGCCTTTGCGATCAGCTATGCGTTCTACCGGATCGTCGAAAAGCCTTCGCACCTCATTTCGCAGCGGCTGCGAAAGTACACGCCGGACGTGCCGGGCGCGCCCGCGGCCTGA
- a CDS encoding SMP-30/gluconolactonase/LRE family protein has translation MHNKRIRLHTLFFGTFIAMSACVSHAQYTTDWLANTYGTLAAHVGNAARSMWVAPEGIVYTASMWDENEGGVALYQNGQSIGSMGIHSEFQGGAITGNATSIFAAMQAGTQYGSGGVGRYNRATGTRDLVINVSTWNAVTRADAITGLATAGSLLYASDFFGNRVRVFTTDGAWQQDFSVAGPGALALDSAGNLWVARKSAGVVVEYGPTGALLNTIQMPATSRPSALYFDASTGLLMVGDEGPDMNIKLYSTTGAPQLAGTFGVQGGYLDATTGVKGQVGDKRFTRIEGIGKDSAGNLYVLNNPWGGGWDLGRNGGTDIHAYNSAGSLLWKLQSLNFEAVAAPDPMTDGALFYSGTNIYSGTAGGTFVANTVDPFSYPNDPRLNVNDTQRDEHFGQLVSVGGNRILVASGQNPAIFYFFHFEPSKGYIAVPDASLPGAAFNTTRAVTGGFSIDSRGDVWAGLDRTNHIYHYPLTGFDGYGKPAWGPGIALPIPASIRPLTRIIYLAESDTMILAQGIAGSWDWTAMNTRIEVYHGWSAGNMTRPDPVINLTSANAKSMTAAGNYLFVGYVHTVPNIDAFNLTTGRLDTTLTNSNPGNVDVGNDVDSMYGLRAYLRSTGEYVVTKDNYNGSSIIVYRWMP, from the coding sequence ATGCACAACAAACGAATACGGCTGCACACCCTGTTCTTCGGCACATTCATCGCGATGAGCGCCTGCGTCTCCCATGCGCAATACACGACCGACTGGCTCGCGAATACCTATGGCACGCTCGCGGCGCACGTCGGCAATGCCGCGCGTTCGATGTGGGTTGCGCCCGAAGGTATCGTCTATACGGCGTCGATGTGGGACGAGAACGAAGGCGGCGTCGCGCTTTACCAGAACGGACAAAGCATCGGATCGATGGGTATCCATAGCGAGTTCCAGGGCGGCGCCATTACCGGCAATGCGACGTCGATTTTCGCGGCGATGCAGGCGGGCACGCAATACGGCAGCGGCGGCGTCGGCCGCTACAACCGCGCGACTGGCACACGCGATCTCGTCATCAACGTCAGCACATGGAACGCGGTGACCCGCGCCGATGCGATCACGGGACTCGCAACGGCGGGCTCGTTGCTCTATGCGAGCGATTTCTTCGGCAATCGCGTGCGCGTCTTCACGACGGATGGCGCATGGCAGCAGGACTTCAGCGTCGCGGGGCCCGGGGCGCTCGCGCTGGATAGCGCGGGCAATCTCTGGGTGGCGCGCAAGAGCGCGGGCGTCGTCGTCGAATACGGTCCCACGGGCGCCTTGCTCAACACGATCCAGATGCCCGCGACCTCGCGCCCTTCCGCCTTGTACTTCGATGCATCGACGGGTCTGCTGATGGTCGGCGACGAAGGCCCCGATATGAACATCAAGCTCTACAGCACGACCGGCGCGCCGCAACTGGCCGGCACCTTCGGCGTCCAGGGCGGCTATCTCGACGCCACGACGGGCGTCAAAGGCCAGGTCGGCGACAAGCGCTTTACGCGTATCGAAGGCATCGGCAAGGACTCGGCCGGCAATCTGTACGTGCTCAACAATCCGTGGGGCGGCGGCTGGGATCTCGGCCGTAACGGCGGCACGGATATTCACGCGTATAACAGCGCAGGCAGCCTGCTATGGAAGCTGCAGTCACTCAACTTCGAAGCCGTCGCAGCGCCGGACCCCATGACGGATGGCGCATTGTTCTATAGCGGCACGAACATCTATTCGGGCACGGCGGGCGGCACCTTCGTCGCGAATACCGTCGATCCCTTCTCGTATCCCAACGACCCGCGCCTCAACGTCAACGACACGCAGCGCGACGAGCACTTCGGCCAGCTCGTCAGCGTCGGCGGCAACCGGATTCTCGTCGCGTCAGGGCAGAACCCGGCCATCTTCTACTTTTTCCATTTCGAACCGTCGAAGGGTTATATCGCCGTGCCGGACGCTTCGTTGCCGGGTGCCGCGTTCAATACGACGCGCGCCGTGACGGGCGGCTTCAGCATCGACAGCCGGGGCGATGTGTGGGCCGGGCTCGATCGGACGAATCATATCTATCACTATCCGCTGACGGGCTTCGATGGATACGGCAAGCCGGCCTGGGGACCCGGCATCGCATTGCCGATTCCCGCGAGCATCCGCCCGTTGACGCGCATCATCTATCTCGCCGAGAGCGACACGATGATTCTTGCGCAAGGCATCGCGGGCAGCTGGGACTGGACCGCGATGAATACGCGGATCGAGGTGTATCACGGCTGGAGCGCGGGCAACATGACGCGGCCCGACCCGGTGATCAATCTCACCAGCGCGAATGCGAAGTCGATGACGGCGGCGGGCAACTATCTGTTCGTCGGATATGTGCACACCGTGCCGAACATCGATGCCTTCAATCTCACCACGGGCCGCCTCGACACCACGCTGACCAATTCGAACCCGGGCAACGTGGACGTCGGCAACGATGTCGACTCAATGTACGGCCTCAGGGCTTACCTCAGATCGACGGGCGAATACGTGGTCACGAAAGACAACTACAACGGATCGAGCATCATTGTTTATCGCTGGATGCCGTAA